The genomic region AGAAAATTAACAGCCACATTGTGGAGATGAAATTGATTTAATACTCTTCTGTAGCACAGTGATCACTGTTCTCCTCATAAGGCCCATTTTATTTATGCTGAGGACCAAAGGTCGGGAAAAGAGAAGCAGAACTTTTGGCCTGTATGTGATGTTGTTCACATTATGACAAgcaataaagataaaaaaggaaaacacattttagaccATTTGCATTTTGACATTCAGTCGCATGTCCACTGAAAAAGGAAAACGTTGTCCCAACATCACATATCCACctaaaaggattttaaaatcttcataAAGTCTTCAGTCCTTTAAAACAGAGAAGGTAAAGCCTCTTCCAAACATGCAACAAATGCGTGTACAGAATTAATCGACCGCACATTTTCAATATGGACAttttgaaacagctatttgaaGGGATATTTGAATTTGAAGGAGTTTTGTAACtggttgtttttgctttatttcactTGTCTTTAAAGCTGCTCTTCTTAAAGCATCCTGTATGTAGAATGAATAGTCGGCCATCATAGATTAGATACATGGATTACATGAATTAGTTAATTTGTTAATTGCCCTTATCTGATTAGGTAATTAAGATAAAGAACACACTATGAAGAAACCCTCCGGTTTTATCAGTTTTATGTCTTTACAAATACTGTTTCAGCACTTTCAGTCCGATAAGAACACAGTTTCCATCTTTGGAGAAGCATTAGCGGCTTTTTCAAATTAGCAAGAAGCTTAGACATTTTTTGTGAAAGAGGATGATAAACATAAATCCAAGGGCATTTGGTGTTTGTTATAACAGGGTTTGACTATTGTTTCATGTAATTCATGCATGGACCTTGCACTCCGGTTACTTATAAATTCAGCTGACTAAAGATTTCCTCTGTAGCCACAGATAATACGAGCACATACAAAGCAACAGGCTGTATGTGTAACCAATAACTTTAATGATGGCTTCATCTAGGACAACACCAATGTCCTGGTACAACTGACCTGTCAAATTCAGTTTAACAGCTTAAGGTAGTCATTATGAGAGATGTCTATTAGattgaatttattttcagtttcttcaATACTGCATATTGAAATCTAACCAAAAAGGGCTTAAATATTTACCTCGGTTCAGATGATATTCCAATTCACAGGTTTTTCCACTTTAGCAATTGGGAATTTAGTTCAATCCATCCAGTTTACTGATTATTCATgagttattttaattatgttaatttacagttttatcaGTACTTGTTTAAGAAGGAAGCTAGTttgtattttgtgatttttttttttgtgtgtgtttgtataaagTCAGATTATAGCACTCTGATGTGTAAACTTTACTGACCAGCTCCAGAGCTACAACACCCTTTGCTCTAATGCACAGAGCTCAAAGTTTAGAGGTTGATTTGGACTCTTTCTATATCACCAAGGTCCTGTAAATGATAAATGGCTATATGTTCAAAGGTACTGATACAGCTTCTGGTCATTGGACTAAAAAAGATTTATTGTAGCATGAATTACCTGTTTTACTTGCTTTATTCAGGATTATTTGTTATTCTTACTCACTTTTAAATCAGACCTGCACTTCCAAAAGCTGTATTGACactaataattatattataaatttCCAATGATGGTAAATgactaaatgaatgaataaatgaccCTAATTGGATGTAGAACTTGACAGGGAAACTGCGATGAAGCTGCTGGATTAAGCTTAAAGACTTTGTTACAGGAAGCAGCTCTGTGTCCACCGGCCTGTGTGAGTGAATCCTATTAAGTATTAAAGCAGCGGCTGCCCTGCTTCTCACAGTAACACTGGGGATCTCCATGTTGACTTGCGCTGatttacagacagaaatgttGACAACACCAAACATAGGTTTGAGCAAAGCATTACTTACTCAAACCTATTTAATATTAAGCAATATAGTATAATGATGTGAAAGCGAGATAGGAATGCATTAAACTGAAACATGAACAGGTAGATCAGGCCAAAGCTCTTTACAGCTATTTGCATTTAATTACAAGTCGACATAGAAACATTTTCAACAGGTACATAGTGTAATCCAGTGATGGAAAAGTGAAAAGGGCTCGCTCTCAATGCCAGTACTGCCATTACAGATCTTAGTTGTCATACTACAGTACATTGTCTACAAGGTTTCCAGAGAAATATTACAGCAACATAACTGACGCTcataaaaaactgatttttcCCTGGATGTCTGTGTGCTATGTTACTATGCAGCCTCCCTTTTCCCCCTTGTAGGGGTTCTTGTCATCTGGAACACCCTTAATCAGCGGATCATTTGGTAACAGCCCCTCAACAAAAGCAATGGTTTCTGCACAGTTCGCACCCAccttcaaaagaaaacaaacagaagcttAGGAAAGTAAATCTTTTAACAGGCACAGTGATAGAAACATTTAAACTTGCATGCTACAGTTCATTCATCATTTATGTCCCTCTGTTGTTTCCAAGAGGTTTGTGGTGTCGTAAATATAACGGGCAGGTTTTTCACAATTGAAGGCAAAGGGAACAGCTTATTTACTTACTGGTGTCCTAGGTGTGTTAACTTCCTTCTTCAACTGTTCCAACTCCATTTTCAAGATTTCCTTATCTGTCATATCCCGAGCCATCCTGGCTGCAAGAAGAAATCAAGATCATTAAGTGTAATCAAGTTTCTGACTTTCTTCAGCTATTTCATAcgtaaaaacacttttttgacAGTACATGTAAATCCAACACAAACATCTTCACCTGTTGAATGGCGGGATCTCCGACAATATGAGAAATGTGTCTTAACAGCTCATCCACTGTCTGTCTTCCTCTTGTCCTGTTGCTTCTTCACACTGACTGATCTGTGCTGTCCCACAGCTCCTCATCTCAGCTGATCCCCACTGGTGGCTTTTGGTAGACGTCGGCACAGGATTGGACCTGATGTCACCAATCCCCTGTGATGCGATTAAACAATTAGGATCCATAACCCCTgaacaggaaagaggaagacTGCACAGATCCTTAGAGATCTGCAGACAACATGGTGGAGAAAGTGAGTAGAAAAGATAACTGTGGAaacatcatcgtcatcatcattgTCCTAGATGTgccaaaatatataaaaatgtggAGGGATCACCTTCATCTATGTActgctttttatttacattttggcatattttgactttgtgttaaatgtaGTGAAAGAATATCGGCTAGAAATGTGCACATGTGTTTTAAGGGTTGGgtttattgtgtgtttatgcatcAGCACAGGGCCATGGGCCAAGAGGAAGAGGCATCACTGATTTGATTATATACTTTACTTTTGATGTCCATCCAATCAGGTGCTCTTATTTTTACAACGTCATCCTAATAAACCGATTGTGGACGTCTCAGGAAACAGCTAGaagaacaaaactgaaaactccACACTGTCAGTAGATGTAAATGGGTGTGGGAATGGTTGTTTTTCTATAATCAATATATGTTAGTCTTTTGATAGACTGTATCCCACCCCCCAACCCGAAGCAACCAAGAATAAGCTCCATCAACTCTACAACCCTGTTGATATATCAGAATAACCATAAAGCTCCAGTGAAAGTGAAGACTTGTAGTTGTCAGCGTTACGCAGAAAACTATTTCCAGACAAATAATGTTTCTTAGGATAATGTTAAAGAATTTATGAAACTGTCTTGCCAGGTGAAACTACTCTGTGTCCATCACCTCCAAGTGACATTTCATCAGAGGCATGACAAGCTACTGATCCTGAGCTAAACCCTCAGCAGGACTCACACTAAGCTGTTTTCAGGATCTGGGTTAGTCTCATCTATTCAAGATTAACCCCAGACACACCACTGTGGATTAtcagcagagaggagacacTCCTGGTCATTACGAAGGCCTAGTGCGTCCCTGAGCACCTGAGGAAAAACTCCCCTCACTCTAAAACTCTTAAAGAAGAACTTTATATAGTATCTGATAATTCAGTATAatggttcttttttttatttgtaaataactTCATTAGGTTTTGTAATTTTAATCATATTGTCTTAgggcaaaaacataaatataacatttatttttatcccaGCAGAATTATTTTCTTGACACTGTGGGGGAGGCTTTAAGAAAAAGTGGGCAATAGAATTTCCTATATATTTGTGCAGTTtaaacatgtagaaaacaaaacacatttttgcatgACAGTATTTGCTTGACAGGATTAATCATAAATGCATGAACGTCAGAAAAAAAGGATTAATTCATAATTCATTCATGCAGAAATAATTTTTAGTTGAAACCCTGTTTTTGATTGACAGGTCAGCATAGATATTTTGGTGATGCTGGTTTAGACCAAAGTTCTGTGAAGACTTGAtttctgataaaaataaaatggatgtTAAAGCTTCGCTTGCTAGAAAACAACAAGGTTATGTATGGACCTCTGATCATTTGTGTAATGATCTACTTTCTCCTGTAGATGGTGCCGTCGAGCATTTTTATCTTCTCCCGGTGTCCCATGAATGAGCGCGTCCAGCCCACGTGGATCTGTCAGCCAATAGGAGGACGTCTGTGCGCTGGAACAGACGttactttcaaattaaaagtttcAGAGTTGAATTAAATACACTTTCTCTACGGTGTGTCGCtagaaacttttattttgaaacatgcGTACTTTACCGGAAGACCATTCAACCCCGTGTCGCTGGCGGATAGACAAACAGCAACGATGGCGGCTCCTAATAGAAAGCAAATGTTAAGATTTCTGAGCCAGTTAGGAGCGTTTATTTTGACCCGCTTTGGATTTTGGAACTGCTTTAGTATGTTGATGCTGTTCGCTGAACGAGCGGACTCAAAAAGGTAAGAAGAATGCACGACTAGAACATGCAAAACGGCTAGCATTAGCCAAGCAGCTAACGCTAACTAACCAACTTATATAGAGTCAAAGTATTGCACGAACAGTCTTTATTTTCAAGGTAACCCAGCTGACAAAAGCAGTTTGTGACTAGACAAATGTCGTCCAGATAGTTAAAAAGACGTTTCCTAGTTTAGGAAGAAAGTTGCAGCCGCAAGTTATTGTTTGAATTAAGATGTCAGGAGCTTAGCTACATCTTGGTCTGTAATTTTCATATGGGCAGTGCCCAGTCtgtgtttcatttcttcttGTACTAATTATAGGGTGGGATTTTTTCATGTTGCGTTTCAATATGtgtagttttggttttactATGATAACCACTCCCTTCAGAAAGATCCAATAATTAAATCaactttaaagaaaatgacaaacagcttTGTCTTGCATGCCTGCCTCTCTCAGCTGGGACATTTTACCTCTGTCTCAAATTGGTGCGTTTTCAGCAATACTATTTTGTTCCAACTTACTATGAGCTTTTTTGAGTGTCTGCTGATTCTTTATTTTACGTGATTTACTTGAACTTTTAGAGATTACAACTTCATGAATGTGAGTCGTTGCTAGTCTTTCTACACCACCTTTAGGATTTTGATGGTCTGATGTCAGCTGCAATATTTTTCTGTACCATAGATGATGTATGTATTCAAGTTGCTTTTTTGTTAGCAAACAGTCCAAAGTGCAGAAATGTTGTGTACCGTCAGGTAAGACAGACAAAAGCACATTTAAGAAGTTTTTACCAGTGAATGTTTGGAAAGTTGGTTTGAAAAATGATAAACTTGttaaaataattagtttttttttattcttttataaGTTTTGGAAATAGGCCcatcagaaaaatacaaatgttacaCACTTCTGCTTTAGTAGCTAACATTTCAATTCAGACACATAAGTAATGGTATGTGATCCTTCACATCCTGAATGGCCACAAGATAGTTCCCGTGCATTATAAATGTGTTCCCACCAGTTTTTATTGTGGTACCTGATTTAGTCTTTTCATCTATaggtatatatatttatatttatatatatatatatatatatatatatatatatatatatatatagtcatttgatttttctttgtttgtgtgtagtttCACTTATAAATTGAAAAAAGTTAATTGAAACCCTTTCTAATGTCATCCCCAGGAAGCCAGATATTCATATACCGTACCTGTATGTGGACATGGGGGCTGCAGTGCTCTGTGCCAGCTTCATGTCATTTGGGGTGAAGAGGAGGTGGTTTGCGATGGCTGCTGCTATACAGCTTGCTGTTAGCACTTACGCATCGTACGTTGGAGAGCAGGTGCACTATGGGGACTGGCTTAAGGTGAGTCATCCCCTTTGGTTTACAGTAGCAAAGCTAATATTTAGTTACAGGTGTGCTTCTGAATACTAGCCATCAGACATCTTTAGTAGAACATGtaaatatcatgtttttttttataatttaaactataattagtgtaattagaaatgtgactatACACTGAAGCGActcatatatgttttttctgttcaacaaggctgtttatgctaaaagcaacttatacTCCAGTGCAACATATAGTCTGGAAATACAGTATCTGAAATTGGCTCATATCATtgttgaaataataataattagaaacAGATCTGTGTcacacaagaagaaaaagacaaccTGGGTCAACACTGCTAGTGTAAACGTatctttatgttcttttataTGAGATTGACAATACA from Mastacembelus armatus chromosome 19, fMasArm1.2, whole genome shotgun sequence harbors:
- the gngt2b gene encoding guanine nucleotide-binding protein G(I)/G(S)/G(O) subunit gamma-T2b codes for the protein MARDMTDKEILKMELEQLKKEVNTPRTPVGANCAETIAFVEGLLPNDPLIKGVPDDKNPYKGEKGGCIVT